In a genomic window of Glycine max cultivar Williams 82 chromosome 13, Glycine_max_v4.0, whole genome shotgun sequence:
- the LOC100784957 gene encoding nicotinate N-methyltransferase 1, which translates to MEKEESTEQRKQARLAIMELANMISVPMALNAVVRLNVADAIWQGGANNPLSAAEILPRLLPAGGGDAENLQRLLRMLASYGVFYEHLSAGERKYSLTDVGKTLVTDEQGLSYAHYVLQHHQDALMRAWPMVHEAVVDPTKEPFERANGEPAYGYYLKHPEMNDLMVRAMSGVSVPFIRAMLEGYDGFQGVEKLVDVGGSGGDCLRMILEKHPTIKEGINFDLPEVVAKAPQIPFVTHVGGDMFKFIPQGDAIFMKWVLTTWTDEECKHIMQNCHKALPEGGKLIACEPVLPEDSDESHRTRALLEGDIFVMTIYRAKGKHRTEEQFRQLAIDAGFPRFRAFHVDHFYTVLEFQK; encoded by the exons ATGGAGAAAGAGGAGAGCACGGAACAGCGAAAGCAAGCGAGGCTTGCCATTATGGAGCTCGCCAACATGATAAGCGTTCCCATGGCGCTAAACGCCGTCGTTCGCCTCAACGTCGCCGACGCCATCTGGCAAGGCGGCGCCAACAACCCCCTCTCCGCCGCTGAGATCCTCCCCCGCCTCCTTCCCGCCGGCGGCGGCGACGCCGAGAACCTCCAGCGGCTCCTCCGGATGCTGGCCAGTTACGGCGTCTTCTACGAGCACCTCTCCGCCGGCGAGCGGAAGTACTCCCTCACCGACGTCGGCAAAACGCTTGTCACCGATGAACAAGGCCTGTCGTACGCGCATTACGTGCTCCAACACCACCAG GATGCGTTGATGAGAGCGTGGCCAATGGTGCACGAGGCAGTAGTGGACCCTACAAAGGAGCCCTTCGAGAGGGCAAATGGGGAGCCAGCATATGGATACTATCTGAAGCACCCAGAGATGAATGACCTAATGGTGAGGGCCATGTCAGGGGTGTCAGTGCCCTTCATTAGGGCCATGTTGGAGGGCTATGATGGCTTTCAAGGTGTGGAGAAGCTTGTGGATGTGGGTGGTAGTGGCGGTGATTGCCTTCGTATGATCTTGGAAAAACACCCCACCATCAAAGAAGGGATCAACTTTGACCTACCTGAAGTTGTGGCCAAAGCCCCACAAATCCCAT TTGTAACCCATGTGGGTGGTGACATGTTCAAGTTTATTCCCCAAGGAGATGCTATCTTCATGAAG TGGGTGCTAACAACATGGACTGATGAAGAATGCAAGCACATAATGCAGAACTGTCACAAGGCACTCCCTGAGGGAGGAAAACTAATAGCATGTGAGCCAGTGCTCCCGGAGGACTCAGACGAGAGTCACAGAACGAGGGCATTGCTTGAAGGTGACATTTTTGTGATGACAATCTACAGAGCCAAAGGGAAGCACAGGACTGAAGAACAGTTCAGGCAATTAGCCATTGATGCAGGCTTCCCTCGTTTCAGAGCCTTCCATGTTGACCATTTCTACACTGTCCTTGAGTTtcagaaatga
- the LOC100784957 gene encoding nicotinate N-methyltransferase 1 isoform X1 codes for MEKEESTEQRKQARLAIMELANMISVPMALNAVVRLNVADAIWQGGANNPLSAAEILPRLLPAGGGDAENLQRLLRMLASYGVFYEHLSAGERKYSLTDVGKTLVTDEQGLSYAHYVLQHHQDALMRAWPMVHEAVVDPTKEPFERANGEPAYGYYLKHPEMNDLMVRAMSGVSVPFIRAMLEGYDGFQGVEKLVDVGGSGGDCLRMILEKHPTIKEGINFDLPEVVAKAPQIPFVTHVGGDMFKFIPQGDAIFMKILAIHGLERIKVVLIVVGRSIYDILADSRSWRFTDWKESKLY; via the exons ATGGAGAAAGAGGAGAGCACGGAACAGCGAAAGCAAGCGAGGCTTGCCATTATGGAGCTCGCCAACATGATAAGCGTTCCCATGGCGCTAAACGCCGTCGTTCGCCTCAACGTCGCCGACGCCATCTGGCAAGGCGGCGCCAACAACCCCCTCTCCGCCGCTGAGATCCTCCCCCGCCTCCTTCCCGCCGGCGGCGGCGACGCCGAGAACCTCCAGCGGCTCCTCCGGATGCTGGCCAGTTACGGCGTCTTCTACGAGCACCTCTCCGCCGGCGAGCGGAAGTACTCCCTCACCGACGTCGGCAAAACGCTTGTCACCGATGAACAAGGCCTGTCGTACGCGCATTACGTGCTCCAACACCACCAG GATGCGTTGATGAGAGCGTGGCCAATGGTGCACGAGGCAGTAGTGGACCCTACAAAGGAGCCCTTCGAGAGGGCAAATGGGGAGCCAGCATATGGATACTATCTGAAGCACCCAGAGATGAATGACCTAATGGTGAGGGCCATGTCAGGGGTGTCAGTGCCCTTCATTAGGGCCATGTTGGAGGGCTATGATGGCTTTCAAGGTGTGGAGAAGCTTGTGGATGTGGGTGGTAGTGGCGGTGATTGCCTTCGTATGATCTTGGAAAAACACCCCACCATCAAAGAAGGGATCAACTTTGACCTACCTGAAGTTGTGGCCAAAGCCCCACAAATCCCAT TTGTAACCCATGTGGGTGGTGACATGTTCAAGTTTATTCCCCAAGGAGATGCTATCTTCATGAAG ATCTTGGCGATTCACGGACTGGAAAGAATCAAAGTTGTACTAATAGTAGTTGGACGAtctatatatgatattttggcTGATAGTAGATCTTGGCGATTCACGGACTGGAAAGAATCAAAGTTGTACTAA
- the LOC100784957 gene encoding nicotinate N-methyltransferase 1 isoform X2: protein MEKEESTEQRKQARLAIMELANMISVPMALNAVVRLNVADAIWQGGANNPLSAAEILPRLLPAGGGDAENLQRLLRMLASYGVFYEHLSAGERKYSLTDVGKTLVTDEQGLSYAHYVLQHHQDALMRAWPMVHEAVVDPTKEPFERANGEPAYGYYLKHPEMNDLMVRAMSGVSVPFIRAMLEGYDGFQGVEKLVDVGGSGGDCLRMILEKHPTIKEGINFDLPEVVAKAPQIPFVTHVGGDMFKFIPQGDAIFMK from the exons ATGGAGAAAGAGGAGAGCACGGAACAGCGAAAGCAAGCGAGGCTTGCCATTATGGAGCTCGCCAACATGATAAGCGTTCCCATGGCGCTAAACGCCGTCGTTCGCCTCAACGTCGCCGACGCCATCTGGCAAGGCGGCGCCAACAACCCCCTCTCCGCCGCTGAGATCCTCCCCCGCCTCCTTCCCGCCGGCGGCGGCGACGCCGAGAACCTCCAGCGGCTCCTCCGGATGCTGGCCAGTTACGGCGTCTTCTACGAGCACCTCTCCGCCGGCGAGCGGAAGTACTCCCTCACCGACGTCGGCAAAACGCTTGTCACCGATGAACAAGGCCTGTCGTACGCGCATTACGTGCTCCAACACCACCAG GATGCGTTGATGAGAGCGTGGCCAATGGTGCACGAGGCAGTAGTGGACCCTACAAAGGAGCCCTTCGAGAGGGCAAATGGGGAGCCAGCATATGGATACTATCTGAAGCACCCAGAGATGAATGACCTAATGGTGAGGGCCATGTCAGGGGTGTCAGTGCCCTTCATTAGGGCCATGTTGGAGGGCTATGATGGCTTTCAAGGTGTGGAGAAGCTTGTGGATGTGGGTGGTAGTGGCGGTGATTGCCTTCGTATGATCTTGGAAAAACACCCCACCATCAAAGAAGGGATCAACTTTGACCTACCTGAAGTTGTGGCCAAAGCCCCACAAATCCCAT TTGTAACCCATGTGGGTGGTGACATGTTCAAGTTTATTCCCCAAGGAGATGCTATCTTCATGAAG TAG
- the LOC102666284 gene encoding ribokinase produces MNGTTTLSTTPHHCFHSNTPTSFLNTVSPIQFLSFRNHTHNLRVLCFSSNPSQPPPVVVVGSANADIYVEIDRLPREGETLAAKSGQTLAGGKGANQATCSAKLSYPTYFVGQVGNDAYGSLLADALRGGGVRLDNLAVVASAPTGHAVVMLQSNGQNSIIIIGGSNMSGWPSTLPRQHLDLVAQAGIVLLQREIPDAVNVQVAQAARNAGVPVVFDAGGMDGPLPPQLLNFVDILSPNETELARLTGMPTESFEEIAQAALKCHELGVKQVLVKLGEKGSALFVEGEKPIQQPAILAKTVVDTTGAGDTFTAAFAVALVEGKSKKECLRFAAAAACLCVQVKGASPSMPDRKSVLDLLICQ; encoded by the exons ATGAACGGAACAACAACACTTTCAACAACACCACACCACTGTTTCCACTCCAACACCCCAACCAGTTTCCTCAACACCGTTTCCCCAATCCAATTCCTCTCTTTCCGCAATCACACTCACAATCTCAGAGTCCTCTGTTTCTCTTCGAATCCGTCGCAGCCGCCGCCGGTGGTGGTGGTGGGCTCCGCCAACGCCGACATCTACGTGGAGATCGACCGTCTCCCGCGCGAGGGCGAGACCCTCGCGGCGAAGTCCGGCCAAACCCTCGCCGGCGGCAAGGGCGCCAACCAGGCCACGTGCTCCGCCAAGCTCTCCTACCCGACCTACTTCGTCGGACAGGTCGGCAACGACGCCTATGGAAGCCTCCTCGCCGACGCGCTTCGCGGCGGTGGGGTTCGCCTCGACAACCTGGCCGTGGTGGCGTCCGCGCCCACAGGTCACGCCGTTGTGATGCTCCAATCCAACGGCCAGAACTCCATCATCATCATTGGGGGTTCCAACATGAGCGGCTGGCCAAGTACACTGCCACGTCAGCATTTGGACCTCGTGGCGCAAGCTGGCATTGTTCTGCTGCAGAGGGAGATCCCTGATGCTGTCAACGTTCAAGTCGCACAG GCTGCAAGGAATGCTGGCGTGCCAGTAGTGTTTGATGCGGGGGGCATGGATGGGCCCCTTCCACCACAATTATTGAATTTTGTTGATATTCTGAGTCCTAATGAAACTGAACTTGCTCGCCTTACCGGAATGCCAACAGAAAGTTTTGAAGAGATTGCACAGGCTGCTTTGAAATGCCATGAATTG GGAGTTAAGCAAGTTCTTGTGAAACTTGGGGAAAAAGGATCTGCCCTTTTTGTAGAAGGAGAAAAACCAATTCAGCAGCCTGCCATACTTGCTAAAACAGTCGTTGATACTACTGGTGCCGGTGATACTTTTACTGCTGCTTTTGCTGTGGCCTTGGTTGAGGGCAAGTCCAAAAAGGAATGCCTCAGATTTGCTG CTGCTGCGGCTTGTCTTTGTGTTCAAGTGAAGGGAGCCTCTCCTAGCATGCCTGATAGGAAATCTGTTTTGGATCTTCTTATTTGTCAATGA